Proteins from a genomic interval of Trifolium pratense cultivar HEN17-A07 linkage group LG6, ARS_RC_1.1, whole genome shotgun sequence:
- the LOC123891819 gene encoding uncharacterized protein LOC123891819 — MNPDEENFDDDNVDDDIDDIPPAPGVGRGRAPRRRALPRRVVRNRWLEGMPKSRTVDGVEEEYDSYDDDDDHEDEEIADIALLAPQNELLIDRHGRPIIMPYTATDLQPQNPANKAINNALKSKFQAPYLNWTEVGADERGYQQFWNGFRSQVTWLNHHTAAIERIFNKKATKRLSTLLFEARKKIKKDPSKPPLWLAGNSYPMLCRRWEEEEYIAKCIKNKANRNTDEANRACVHSGGSKSAGTLRLEFIQQFGRPPTFMEMNDMMHRYADSGQWTGARAQEVSRLTQIWVEEYNASQLRLPPHRRDNEDVRRNKMSLAFVKNAGGATRGRKFAAGCTSSLYASDPTGLRDVTYTSSSSSSTGRSRPTQREETDDEYEARMRATYREEFRDEFEASFDDRVDLRVQHILQEFFAQQRAPAGGGGGGGVGSSSQASARQNQNAGEQEYRPDLSSMVNLNQLPEYREGDPVLSMSIEDMSQMLNEPVHLQFFDPTGQTSGSSSGGSGRNNQQTAFTEYQRSLNPQQDFIIPHENPNQPQGNFFPNQAPINFVHRPVARPPSRTSLPGVIIHEEGRGRGRGRGRSRQPTDTGKGKRPLYQPSDQR, encoded by the exons atgaatccagatgaagaaaattttgatgatgacaatgtCGATGATGACATTGATGATATTCCACCAGCACCGGGTGTCGGACGCGGACGCGCTCCACGTAGACGTGCTTTACCCCGCCGCGTTGTTCGGAATCGATGGTTGGAGGGTATGCCCAAGTCTCGAACCGTAGACGGTGTGGAAGAGGAGTACGACTCCTACGACGACGATGATGACCACGAGGACGAGGAAATAGCCGATATTGCACTTTTAGCTCCTCAAAATGAATTGTTGATTGACCGGCATGGTAGACCCATCATCATGCCATATACCGCCACAga TTTGCAACCCCAAAATCCGGCGAATAAGGCAATCAATAATGCATTGAAATCCAAATTCCAGGCTCCATATCTCAACTGGACGGAGGTCGGGGCAGATGAGCGTggatatcaacaattttggaatggcttcagg TCGCAAGTAACTTGGCTGAATCACCACACAGCGGCTATTGAGcgtatattcaacaaaaaagccaccaagcgtctgtcgaccttactttttgaagcgcggaaaaagattaaaaaggatCCTTCAAAACCACCACTTTGGCTCGCTGGCAATTCATACCCTATGCTCTGCCGCAGATGGGAAGAGGAAGAGTATATTGCAAAGTGTATAAAGAACAAAGCCAACAGAAATACTGATGAAGCCAATCGTGCGTGCGTACACTCTGGAGGGTCTAAATCTGCCGGAACGCTTCGTCTTGAGTTCATCCAACAATTTGGTCGTCCACCCACCTTTATGGAGATGAATGACATGATGCACCGGTATGCAGATTCCGGTCAGTGGACGGGGGCAAGGGCGCAAGAAGTGTCG agGTTGACGCAAATTTGGGTTGAAGAATATAATGCAAGCCAACTACGACTACCACCTCATAGGCGAGATAATGAGGATGTTCGTCGAAACAAGATGTCGTTGGCTTTTGTTAAGAATGCTGGTGGTGCGACTCGAGGTCGCAAATTCGCTGCTGGGTGTACATCTTCTCTATATGCAAGTGACCCAACTGGTTTGAGAGATGTCACTtacacatcttcatcttcatcgagTACAGGACGCTCTCGTCCAACTCAAAGAGAGGAAACCGATGATGAGTATGAAGCGCGAATGAGGGCCACGTATAGAGAAGAATTCCGCGACGAGTTCGAAGCATCATTTGATGACCGGGTGGACCTACGGGTCCAACATATATTGCAGGAATTCTTTGCACAGCAGAGGGCGCcggcgggggggggggggggggggggggttggatcatcatctcaggcttcggcacgacaaaatcaaaatgccggTGAACAAGAATATCGACCGGATTTGAGTAGCATGGTTAATTTGAATCAGCTGCCGGAGTACCGAGAGGGTGATCCAGTACTGAGTATGAGCATAGAGGATATGAGTCAGATGCTTAATGAACCAgttcatttacaattttttgatcctactgggcaaacaagtggaagcagtagtggcggaagcggtagaaataatcaacaaactgcTTTCACCGAATACCAGAGATCATTAAATCCACAACAAGACTTCATAATCCCACATGAAAACCCAAATCAACCCCAAGGCAACTTCTTCCCAAATCAAGCCCCAATTAACTTCGTTCATAGGCCTGTGGCACGACCTCCTTCGCGAACGTCACTCCCCGGAGTCATAATACACGAGGAAGGTAGAGGCCGAGGCCGAGGCCGAGGAAGGTCGCGTCAGCCAACAGACACTGGCAAGGGGAAGCGACCACTATATCAGCCGTCTGACCAACGttga
- the LOC123888331 gene encoding putative methyltransferase DDB_G0268948 has protein sequence MAEHFANQGKEYADSRPTYPPQLFQFIASKTPSHHLAWDVATGTGQAAKSLATLYENVIATDASEKQLEFAAKLPNIRYQHTPSTMSMTELEQLVSPQGTIDLVTIAQALHWLDLSTFYKQVNWVLKKPHGVIAIWCYTSPSINDAVDALHHTLYSFDARPHWDPRRELLEDNYRNIDFPFEPVEGVDHTGPFEFEAETVMDVDDFLNYIRSRSGYQISKNKGVELLKDDVVEKFKLAWGEDGKKIAKFQVYLRIGRVRDA, from the exons ATGGCAGAGCATTTTGCAAATCAGGGAAAGGAATATGCAGATTCAAGGCCAACTTATCCACCACAACTCTTCCAATTCATTGCTTCTAAAACTCCCTCTCACCACCTCGCTTGGGATGTTGCCACCGGAACTGGTCAAGCTGCCAAATCT TTAGCTACACTGTACGAGAATGTGATAGCCACAGATGCTAGTGAGAAACAACTTGAATTTGCAGCCAAGCTTCCTAATATACGATACCAACACACCCCATCAACAATGTCCATGACTGAGCTTGAACAATTGGTGTCACCTCAAGGAACCATAGACCTTGTGACCATTGCTCAAGCCCTTCACTGGCTTGATCTATCAACCTTCTACAAACAAGTCAATTGGGTTCTCAAGAAACCTCATGGTGTTATTGCTATTTGGTGTTACACTTCACCAAGTATTAATGATGCAGTTGATGCTTTACATCATACGTTATATTCTTTTGATGCGAGACCTCATTGGGATCCAAGACGCGAATTACTTGAGGATAATTATAGAAACATTGATTTTCCGTTTGAGCCTGTGGAAGGAGTTGATCACACAGGACCATTTGAGTTTGAGGCGGAGACTGTGATGGATGTTGATGATTTCTTGAATTATATAAGATCGAGGTCAGGTTATCAGATATCAAAGAATAAAGGGGTTGAGCTTCTTAAGGATGATGTTGTTGAAAAATTCAAACTTGCTTGGGGAGAAGATGGTAAAAAGATTGCCAAGTTTCAAGTATATTTGAGAATTGGAAGAGTAAGAGATGCTTGA
- the LOC123888327 gene encoding tRNA-uridine aminocarboxypropyltransferase 2 — protein MDLEAEEGDTRHLPITTPPETHRRSICSNCCRPNPVCLCHALPSHPIQTTTQIFILHHPQEAKHKLSTTPILTKSLLNATSITGRRLRRGTSPLFDQFPPAIYLFPSTTSSPAINISDLNPSELKRNGENRLVLIAFDATWKHAKEMVKASEDFLSKFAIRVCLGMEDEKSSGGSIYDSELILRKEPFGGCVSTMEAVARALRVLEPNGVEIEASLIGILRELVKLQAGFLKPVKSRPKLLKMKKLKEVEKNESSENERRMQEGHVEVV, from the exons ATGGACCTCGAAGCCGAAGAAGGCGACACTCGTCACCTCCCAATCACAACGCCACCGGAGACTCACCGCCGTTCCATCTGCTCCAACTGCTGCCGCCCAAATCCAGTCTGTCTCTGTCACGCACTTCCCTCCCACCCCATTCAAACCACCACCCAAATCTTCATCCTCCACCACCCTCAAGAAGCCAAACACAAACTCTCCACCACTCCAATCCTCACCAAATCCCTCCTTAACGCCACCTCCATCACCGGCCGTCGTCTCCGCCGCGGCACCTCACCTCTATTCGACCAGTTTCCCCCTGCCATTTACCTCTTTCCATCCACCACCTCCTCACCAGCCATCAACATCTCCGACCTGAATCCGTCGGAGCTGAAACGTAACGGCGAGAACAGACTTGTGTTGATTGCATTCGATGCGACGTGGAAGCATGCGAAGGAGATGGTGAAAGCGAGCGAGGATTTTCTTTCGAAATTTGCAATTAGGGTTTGTTTGGGAATGGAAGATGAGAAATCAAGTGGCGGAAGTATTTATGATTCTGAATTGATTTTGAGGAAGGAACCTTTTGGTGGTTGTGTTAGTACTATGGAAGCTGTGGCTAGAGCATTGCGGGTTCTTGAACCCAATGGGGTTGAAATTGAGGCTAGTTTGATTGGGATTTTGAGGGAATTGGTGAAGTTGCAAGCTGGTTTTTTAAAGCCTGTGAAATCCAGGCCTaaattgttgaagatgaagaagctTAAGGAAGTGGAAAAGAATGAGAGTTCTGAAAATG AAAGGAGAATGCAAGAAGGCCATGTTGAGGTTGTTTAA
- the LOC123888329 gene encoding betaine aldehyde dehydrogenase 1, chloroplastic-like, with translation MAITVPSRQLFIDGEWKAPILNKRIPIINPSTENIIGDIPAATKEDVDFAVEAAKRALSQNKGRDWSTASGSVRAGYLRAIAAKITEKKNELGKLESIDSGKPLEEALADLDDVIACFEYYAGLAEGLDAKQKTPVSLPMDTFKSHVLKEPIGVVALITPWNYPLLMATWKVAPALAAGCAAILKPSELASVTCLELGEICREVGLPPGVLNILSGLGHEAGASLASHPDVDKIAFTGSSATGSRIMTAAAQLIKPVSLELGGKSPILVFEDVDLDKVAEWTIFGCFFTNGQMCSATSRLIVHESIAKKFVNKLVKWAENIKISDPLEEGCRLGPIVSEAQYKKVLNFIATAKSEGATILTGGRRPEHLQKGYFVEPTIVSDVTTSMQIWREEVFGPVLSVKTFSTEEEAIDLANDTHYGLGSAVMSNDLERCERVSQALQAGIVWINCAQPSFIQAPWGGIKRSGFGRELGEWGLDNYLSVKQVTTYISGDQWGWYQSPSKL, from the exons ATGGCGATAACAGTACCAAGTAGACAATTATTCATTGATGGAGAGTGGAAAGCTCCTATCCTCAACAAAAGAATTCCAATCATCAATCCCTCCACTGAAAACATCATAG GGGATATACCTGCTGCTACTAAGGAAGATGTTGACTTTGCTGTGGAGGCTGCTAAAAGAGCCTTGTCTCAGAACAAAGGTAGAGATTGGTCTACTGCTTCTGGCTCCGTTCGTGCTGGCTATCTTCGAGCCATCGCTGCAAAG ATAActgagaaaaaaaatgaactaGGCAAACTGGAATCAATTGATAGTGGAAAACCACTGGAGGAAGCACTCGCGGATCTG GATGATGTTATTGCTTGTTTTGAGTACTATGCCGGGCTTGCTGAAGGGTTAGATGCAAAGCAAAAGACTCCTGTATCTCTTCCTATGGATACCTTCAAGAGTCATGTTCTCAAGGAGCCTATTGGTGTTGTTGCGTTAATTACTCCATG GAACTATCCTCTCTTAATGGCAACATGGAAAGTTGCTCCAGCTCTGGCTGCTGGTTGTGCTGCAATATTGAAGCCGTCTGAATTAGCATCTGT GACCTGTTTGGAGTTAGGCGAAATATGTAGAGAAGTTGGCCTTCCTCCTGGTGTCTTAAATATTCTCTCTGGATTAGGCCATGAAGCTGGTGCTTCTTTAGCATCTCATCCTGACGTAGATAAG ATTGCCTTTACTGGTAGCTCTGCAACTGGGAGCAGGATTATGACAGCTGCGGCGCAGCTAATCAAG CCTGTTTCACTCGAGCTTGGTGGAAAGAGCCCAATCCTTGTTTTTGAGGATGTTGACCTTGACAAGG TTGCTGAATGGACCATCTTTGGCTGCTTCTTTACAAATGGTCAGATGTGCAGTGCAACATCTCGCCTTATTGTGCAT GAAAGTATAGcaaaaaaatttgtgaataAACTTGTGAAATGGGCCGAAAACATCAAAATTTCTGATCCGTTGGAAGAAGGTTGCAGGCTAGGCCCTATTGTCAGTGAAGCACAG TATAAGAAAGTATTGAATTTTATCGCAACGGCTAAGAGCGAGGGTGCAACAATTTTGACTGGTGGGCGTCGGCCAGAG CATTTACAGAAGGGATACTTTGTTGAACCAACCATTGTATCCGATGTGACTACCTCAATGCAAATTTGGAGAGAAGAAGTTTTTGGACCTGTACTCTCTGTTAAAACATTTAGCACTGAAGAAGAAGCTATTGATCTAGCAAATGACACACA CTATGGCTTGGGGTCAGCTGTAATGTCAAATGATTTAGAAAGATGTGAACGCGTATCTCAG GCTCTACAAGCTGGAATTGTATGGATCAATTGTGCTCAACCAAGCTTTATTCAAGCTCCATGGGGAGGCATTAAACGTAGCGGTTTTGGTCGCGAATTAGGAGAATG GGGACTTGATAACTACTTGAGTGTGAAGCAAGTTACGACGTACATATCTGGTGATCAGTGGGGCTGGTATCAATCCCCTTCAAAGCTGTGA
- the LOC123888330 gene encoding disease resistance protein RGA2-like: MRGKNTNLLHGLTHCLIQWFSNKVHHTPYTSFLHCRTNLCSTLLKVKGKLASYTYEEASRAYGLYEDLQRIKDTLSIVRGLLLDAEEKKNQQHALREWLRQIRNICYDAEDVFDGFELQDKKKQVLETFGSNWMKVRHYLSSSNPLAFRFKMSHQIKEIKDRLDKVAADGTRFGLIIIDVEPRPTVQRREFTHSHVDALSVIGREDDKEAIIQLLGESNPQGDSDKSLCVIPIVGIGGLGKTTLAKLVFNDKRIDEVFQLKSWVCVSNGFDIRHIIIKMINSAYVSASTPPSVGCTVIAQQEDINHFDIEQLQISLRNKLSGQKFILVLDDIWNDDRAKWIELIDLIKVGAAESKIIVTTRINSIASMMGTVPSYVLGGLSPENCLTLFVKWAFKDGEEEQYPNLVEIGKEIVKKCAGVPLAVRTLGSSLFSKFDLNKWLFVRDHEIWNLEQKKDDILPALKLSYDEMPSYLRQCFAYFSLFPKDHTFNVFEMAFMWIGLGLVQSMNGSEKLEHIAREYIHELHSRSLLQDFNDFVYNSDFKMHDLIHDLALYVAKEEFVRVDSNTRNISEQARHLSIIENDSLEHVLFPMSTSVRTILLFSKGAGLDNEALLDTWVSRYKYLRYLDINVSSFETLPDSISKLKHLRILVLTNNRNIKRLPHSVSKLHNLQVLQFDGCTELEALPRGLGKMIGLQYLVITTKQSVLSLAEFVNLKHLQVLAFHCCKNMKLLFSRVQQFTSIVTLSLQSCWSLESLPLHLFPNLESLLISDCKILRTSFNSESPIHKLRLKNLYIGDFPGISTLPEWIEGAAQTIETLVIYELPNLLMLPECLTTMTHLKWLDIIGCPQLLNLPSDIHHLTALKELHIAGCPELCRKCKPQFGEYWPIIAHIKNVFIELIGEE; this comes from the exons atgagagGGAAAAACACTAATCTGCTGCACGGACTCACTCACTGTTTGATCCAATGGTTTTCAAACAAAGTCCACCATACACCATACACGTCCTTTCTCCACTGTAGAACCAACCTATGCTCTACTCTACTCAAAGTCAAAG GGAAACTTGCTTCTTATACTTATGAAGAAGCTTCTCGTGCCTATGGTCTGTACGAAGATCTCCAACGGATCAAAGACACTTTGTCAATTGTAAGAGGTCTGTTGTTGGATGCTGAGGAGAAGAAAAACCAACAACATGCATTGCGTGAATGGCTGAGGCAGATTCGTAACATATGCTATGACGCTGAAGATGTATTTGATGGATTTGAGTTGCAAGACAAGAAAAAGCAAGTTCTGGAAACTTTTGGTAGCAATTGGATGAAGGTACGCCACTACCTTTCTTCCTCTAATCCACTTGCTTTCCGATTTAAAATGTCCCACCAAATCAAAGAGATCAAGGATAGATTGGATAAGGTAGCAGCTGATGGAACCAGGTTTGGACTTATAATAATCGATGTTGAGCCCAGACCTACTGTCCAAAGGAGAGAATTCACTCATTCCCATGTTGATGCTTTGAGTGTAATAGGAAGAGAAGATGACAAGGAAGCTATTATCCAGCTTTTGGGGGAATCCAATCCTCAGGGTGACAGTGATAAAAGTCTTTGTGTCATTCCCATAGTGGGAATTGGAGGATTGGGGAAGACGACACTTGCAAAGTTGGTGTTCAATGACAAGAGGATAGATGAAGTTTTTCAATTGAAAAGTTGGGTGTGTGTCTCCAATGGTTTTGATATTAGGCACATAATTATCAAAATGATCAACTCTGCTTATGTTTCAGCATCAACTCCACCAAGTGTTGGTTGTACTGTTATTGCTCAGCAAGAAGACATTAACCACTTTGATATTGAGCAGTTACAAATTAGTCTAAGAAATAAACTTTCTGGTCAAAAGTTTATCCTAGTACTAGATGATATATGGAATGATGATCGTGCGAAATGGATTGAGTTGATAGATTTGATCAAAGTTGGTGCAGCGGAAAGTAAAATCATAGTGACAACACGTATCAACTCAATTGCTTCAATGATGGGTACTGTTCCTTCATATGTTTTGGGAGGTCTTTCGCCAGAGAATTGTTTGACTCTATTTGTGAAATGGGCATTCAAGGATGGAGAAGAAGAACAATATCCAAATCTAGTTGAGATTGGTAAAGAAATTGTGAAAAAATGTGCAGGAGTTCCGCTGGCTGTCAGAACATTAGGAAGTTCCCTattctcaaaatttgatttaaataagtGGTTATTCGTAAGAGACCACGAGATATGGAATTTAGAACAAAAGAAAGATGATATTTTACCTGCATTAAAATTAAGCTATGATGAAATGCCATCCTATCTGAGGCAATGTTTTGCCTATTTTTCCTTGTTTCCTAAAGATCATACCTTTAATGTCTTTGAAATGGCTTTTATGTGGATAGGCCTTGGATTAGTTCAATCCATGAATGGAAGTGAAAAGCTTGAGCATATTGCCAGAGAATATATACATGAGTTACATTCAAGGTCATTGCTTCAAGATTTCAATGACTTTGTGTACAATTCTGATTTCAAAATGCATGATTTGATACATGATCTTGCACTGTATGTTGCAAAAGAGGAGTTTGTAAGGGTAGACTCAAATACTCGGAATATATCAGAACAAGCAAGACATTTATCGATTATTGAAAATGATTCACTCGAGCATGTTTTGTTCCCCATGTCTACAAGTGTACGAACTATTCTACTTTTCAGCAAAGGAGCGGGCCTTGACAATGAAGCATTGTTAGATACATGGGTATCAAGATATAAGTACCTGCGATATTTAGATATAAATGTTTCTTCATTTGAAACTCTACCTGATTCAATATCTAAATTGAAGCATTTGCGTATTCTTGTTCTTACTAATAATAGAAACATCAAAAGACTTCCTCATTCAGTTTCCAAACTCCATAATTTGCAAGTTTTGCAATTCGATGGATGCACAGAGCTTGAAGCATTGCCAAGAGGGTTAGGGAAGATGATCGGCCTTCAATATTTGGTGATAACCACCAAACAATCAGTTCTGTCATTGGCTGAATTTGTTAACTTGAAACATCTTCAAGTTTTGGCTTTTCATTGTTGTAAAAATATGAAGTTGTTATTCAGCAGGGTACAACAGTTCACCTCCATTGTAACACTGTCTTTGCAGTCATGTTGGAGCTTGGAATCACtgcctcttcatctttttccGAATTTAGAGTCTCTATTAATTTCAGACTGCAAGATATTACGCACGTCGTTCAACAGTGAAAGTCCAATTCACAAATTGAGGTTGAAAAATTTGTATATTGGGGATTTTCCAGGGATTTCAACATTGCCTGAATGGATTGAAGGTGCTGCACAAACTATAGAGACCTTGGTAATTTATGAACTTCCTAACCTTCTGATGCTTCCTGAGTGTCTGACAACAATGACTCATCTTAAATGGCTTGACATTATTGGTTGTCCTCAACTCTTGAACCTTCCAAGTGACATACATCACCTCACTGCCCTTAAAGAGTTGCACATAGCAGGTTGTCCTGAATTGTGCAGAAAATGTAAGCCGCAATTTGGTGAGTACTGGCCTATTATTGCACACATCAAAAATGTTTTCATTGAACTTATAGGGGAGGAgtag
- the LOC123888328 gene encoding cytoplasmic tRNA 2-thiolation protein 2, producing the protein MACNGAGGCQSGCYKDEETTCDQPTTAPSETDSKSSSNLCIKCKLNDVVSGYGGIDDGRFCADCFRSNLFGKFRLAVTSNAMISPTDKVLVAFSGGPSSRVALQFVHDLQERAHKNFEASRDRSLPVFGVGVVFIDESSVLSIPSHEMEEAVEVINLIVSSLAPPRKELHFVPIETVYSSDSSDGKERLIELMNVVSDPTGREDMLLSLRMVALQKVASEFGYNRIVLGSCISRIASHVISATVKGQGYSLPADIQYVDARWEIPVVLPLRDCFAQEINMYCRLDSLKTIKLSTCPSSSINSLVSSFVTLLQEENPSRESTIVRTAGKLIPFHFNRIPEIIDGNVPLATRRRQKRYNLKSNESVSSESFCPLCNSPLDKSEIVDWSNHNNCRSSDTFYTSCCSSCQFQILPSDSTSMEKFYTDLPHSMVARANKVNNDKLNALREQIQDCLLSDGEDET; encoded by the exons ATGGCGTGCAATGGCGCCGGCGGCTGTCAATCCGGTTGCTACAAAGACGAAGAAACCACATGCGACCAACCAACAACTGCTCCTTCAGAAACCGATTCAAAGAGCTCTAGCAATCTCTGCATCAAGTGCAAGCTAAACGATGTCGTTTCCGGCTACGGTGGAATCGACGACGGTCGTTTCTGTGCCGATTGCTTCAGAAGCAACTTGTTCGGCAAGTTTCGTCTCGCCGTCACATCAAACGCTATGATATCTCCCACCGATAAGGTACTCGTTGCCTTCTCCGGTGGCCCTTCTTCCAG ggtAGCTTTGCAATTTGTGCATGATTTGCAAGAGAGGGCTCATAAGAATTTTGAAGCTAGTAGAGATAGGTCATTGCCTGTGTTTGGTGTTGGAGTTGTGTTTATTGATGAGAGTTCTGTTTTGTCGATTCCGTCTCATGAAATGGAAGAGGCAGTTGAAGTTATTAATTTGATTGTGTCGAGTTTAGCCCCACCGAGAAAGGAGTTGCATTTTGTTCCTATTGAGACTGTTTACTCGTCGGATTCTAGTGATGGAAAGGAGAGGTTAATTGAGCTGATGAATGTAGTGAGTGATCCTACTGGTAGGGAGGATATGTTGCTTTCTCTGCGAATGGTTGCCTTGCAAAAG GTGGCTTCGGAATTTGGGTATAACAGGATTGTTCTAGGCTCGTGCATTTCAAGGATTGCTTCTCATGTCATTTCAGCCACTGTTAAG GGTCAAGGATATTCATTACCTGCTGATATACAGTATGTTGACGCTAGATGGGAAATTCCAGTTGTGCTTCCTCTACGTGATTGTTTTGCCCAAGAGATCAACATGTATTGTCGTCTTGACAG TCTAAAGACTATTAAGCTGTCTACATGTCCGAGTTCTAGCATTAATAGCTTGGTCTCATCTTTTGTGACTTTATTGCAG GAAGAGAACCCATCTCGAGAAAGCACAATTGTAAGAACAGCTGGGAAACTTATTCCCTTTCATTTCAATAGGATTCCCGAGATCATTGATGGCAATGTTCCATTGGCAACTCGAAGACGCCAAAAGAGATATAATCTCAAATCCAATGAATCTGTTTCTTCAGAATCTTTCTGTCCTCTCTGCAATAGCCCGCTTGACAAAAGTGAGATTGTTGATTGGAGCAATCACAATAACTGCAGAAGTAGCGACACTTTTTATACTTCTTGCTGTTCAAGTTGTCAGTTTCAGATACTTCCATCAGATTCCACATCCATGGAGAAATTTTACACGGATTTACCTCATTCAATGGTTGCCCGGGCAAACAAAGTCAACAATGATAAATTGAATGCACTAAG GGAACAAATACAAGATTGCTTGCTTTCAGATGGTGAAGATGAAACTTAA